In a single window of the Desulfonatronovibrio magnus genome:
- a CDS encoding sugar transferase, which produces MNEEIFRARKALFKELQLPVSRADMHLLKSRHRMKVLMWELSLGGLFFVKRIMDVIGVLLGLIILSPFLIIVALAIVIEDGRPFLFSQKRVGLNGRIFSFYKFRSMYKDAEKRKQDLMDSNESRDGVIFKVKHDPRVTKVGRIIRRLSIDELPQLFNVLKGDLALVGPRPPLPDEVAQYSLEERKRLHVKPGLTCFWQIQGRSEIPFKDQVRLDLQYIHSQSIAMDLWIIIKTIPAVLSGKGAY; this is translated from the coding sequence ATGAACGAAGAGATATTCAGGGCTCGCAAAGCCCTTTTCAAGGAATTGCAATTGCCTGTTTCCAGGGCAGACATGCACCTTCTTAAGTCCAGGCACCGCATGAAGGTTCTCATGTGGGAACTGAGCCTGGGTGGTCTTTTTTTTGTCAAGCGTATCATGGACGTGATAGGCGTGCTCTTAGGACTGATCATTCTTTCTCCATTTCTCATAATCGTCGCCCTGGCCATTGTCATTGAAGACGGGAGACCTTTTTTGTTTTCCCAGAAAAGAGTAGGATTGAATGGTCGAATTTTTTCATTTTACAAGTTTCGCTCCATGTACAAAGATGCTGAAAAAAGGAAGCAGGATCTCATGGACAGTAATGAATCCCGTGATGGAGTGATTTTCAAGGTTAAACATGATCCCCGTGTGACAAAAGTAGGGCGAATTATCCGGCGTCTGAGCATCGATGAATTGCCTCAACTTTTCAACGTTCTCAAGGGGGACCTGGCACTGGTTGGACCAAGACCACCACTGCCTGACGAGGTTGCTCAGTACAGCCTTGAAGAACGTAAAAGACTGCATGTAAAGCCCGGTCTGACCTGTTTCTGGCAGATCCAGGGACGTTCAGAAATTCCTTTCAAAGATCAGGTGCGCCTTGACCTGCAGTACATTCACAGCCAGAGCATCGCCATGGACCTGTGGATTATCATCAAAACCATTCCGGCTGTTCTTTCGGGCAAGGGGGCGTATTGA
- a CDS encoding STAS domain-containing protein, which produces MQTSNPIEGVVIASVPSSTLTASNVDPFREDFKRVMEENQGLKILILDLSELTFMDSSGLGTLIALLKKSSEYGQEIKLVGLNKEVRVVFEITRAYKLFDIFETTEEALRVVE; this is translated from the coding sequence ATGCAGACATCCAATCCCATTGAAGGCGTAGTCATTGCAAGTGTTCCGTCAAGCACCCTGACAGCTTCCAACGTTGATCCCTTCAGGGAAGATTTCAAAAGGGTCATGGAGGAAAATCAGGGTTTGAAGATTTTGATTTTGGATCTTTCAGAATTAACTTTCATGGACAGCTCGGGACTTGGAACCCTGATTGCTCTTCTTAAAAAGAGTTCCGAGTATGGACAGGAAATAAAACTGGTGGGGCTGAACAAGGAAGTGCGGGTGGTTTTTGAGATTACCCGTGCTTACAAGCTGTTCGATATCTTTGAGACCACGGAAGAAGCTCTTCGGGTGGTTGAGTGA
- a CDS encoding nucleotidyltransferase family protein, producing the protein MKAVIHTGVPAPWASPVSQVPWALLPLGNRPLLEYWLEWCSDLNIRDIRLVLDDGAELIEKYVGSGEPWGLQITYSFYRNQNDPVSFLKRFSMESLTEGLLHVTGPAFPRKTGKEPLSPLPGKTYIHVKEDAAACILSHDPHLLQDWYNQAKNGKLVNWDEFESLGREIVPLESLKDFYNINMSLVQGEVEKYLRAGYFFQDNVSIGYNVITPPTATLSPPLIVGNDCRISPMTVIGPNAVVGSHVMIDRNSEISDSVILNGTFIGRGMEIRSKIIAGNTVIDPYSGAVVNIPDPWMVSNVQSLPRFRDMLHSLFSRMAAGVIVMTQLLPFALLFGWKLAQGSRFTHQKVQGRKGKTLKLPRYIPSKSSGGISERIFMALGLDLYPHFLLVFYGRLWLCGHRPKSLEHGISPEMKPADRGIFPAAITYADLRDPDNDADLERVEDLYYRHHRSLWEDMRILGRFIIRRWVKFFKGREK; encoded by the coding sequence GTGAAAGCCGTGATCCATACCGGGGTACCTGCACCCTGGGCTTCGCCGGTAAGCCAGGTTCCCTGGGCTTTGCTGCCATTGGGAAATCGCCCCCTGCTGGAGTACTGGCTTGAGTGGTGCTCGGATTTGAATATCCGGGATATCCGGCTGGTTCTGGATGATGGTGCAGAATTAATCGAAAAGTATGTGGGCTCTGGAGAACCCTGGGGGCTGCAGATCACATACAGTTTTTACCGCAACCAGAATGATCCGGTATCATTTCTTAAACGTTTTTCCATGGAGTCTCTGACAGAAGGACTGCTTCATGTAACTGGTCCGGCATTTCCGCGCAAAACCGGTAAAGAACCTCTGAGTCCCCTGCCCGGGAAAACCTATATTCATGTAAAAGAAGACGCGGCTGCATGTATTTTAAGCCATGATCCCCACCTGCTGCAGGACTGGTACAATCAGGCCAAAAACGGCAAGCTTGTAAACTGGGATGAATTTGAGTCCCTGGGCCGGGAAATTGTACCTCTGGAAAGTCTGAAAGACTTCTACAATATCAATATGAGCTTAGTGCAGGGCGAAGTTGAAAAGTATCTTCGGGCAGGATATTTCTTTCAAGACAACGTAAGTATAGGCTATAATGTAATCACTCCCCCAACAGCCACCTTGTCTCCGCCTCTAATTGTCGGCAATGACTGCCGTATAAGCCCCATGACCGTCATAGGACCCAATGCAGTGGTGGGAAGTCATGTTATGATTGACCGCAATAGTGAAATTTCCGATTCGGTTATACTAAACGGTACTTTTATAGGCCGCGGCATGGAGATACGCTCCAAAATAATTGCAGGCAATACAGTCATAGATCCTTACAGCGGGGCCGTAGTGAACATACCGGATCCCTGGATGGTCAGCAATGTGCAGTCCCTGCCCCGGTTCAGGGATATGCTGCACTCCCTTTTCAGCCGCATGGCAGCCGGAGTTATCGTTATGACTCAATTGCTGCCCTTTGCCCTGCTGTTTGGATGGAAGCTGGCCCAGGGCAGCCGTTTTACCCATCAAAAGGTACAGGGCAGAAAAGGTAAAACGCTTAAACTGCCCCGCTATATCCCGTCAAAATCTTCCGGAGGGATTTCAGAAAGGATATTTATGGCCCTTGGCCTGGACCTCTACCCTCATTTTCTGCTTGTCTTTTACGGACGTTTGTGGCTTTGCGGCCATCGGCCCAAGTCTTTGGAGCATGGTATATCGCCGGAAATGAAACCGGCAGACCGGGGAATTTTTCCTGCGGCCATTACCTATGCTGATCTCAGGGATCCTGATAATGATGCTGACTTAGAGCGAGTGGAAGATCTGTATTACCGCCACCACCGCTCCCTGTGGGAAGACATGCGTATTCTGGGACGTTTTATTATCAGACGCTGGGTGAAGTTTTTCAAAGGCAGGGAAAAATAA
- a CDS encoding glycosyltransferase family 2 protein has translation MISVVIVSYNTRDILRRCLEALFENTAGVEIQVLVVDNDSRDGSAQMVREEFPGVNLTANQQNTGFAAANNQAFALARGEYILLLNPDAFVKPGAISRAAEFMRQNPGCGVCGGRIVDPDGSLNPSARRFPTWFSNFCTLSGLSSRFAGSSFFNRHDFGGFAHDRVKEVDWVPGTFMFLRKSMLDDIGFFDERFYIYYEETDLCMRARKAGWKVYFIPEAEVEHIGGASSKTRKDKAYNRASAQVMNFRIRSEYLYLYKYGGMFSVLSHAGLEMGWHALRMGVNMLRGKDGREKLVESGTVIQLIRQALQDTSYGRHSPPIPW, from the coding sequence ATGATCTCTGTAGTCATTGTCAGCTATAATACCCGTGATATTTTGCGCCGGTGTCTTGAGGCTCTTTTTGAGAATACGGCCGGAGTGGAAATTCAAGTGCTGGTCGTGGACAACGATTCCAGGGACGGATCTGCACAGATGGTCAGGGAAGAATTTCCCGGGGTCAACCTGACTGCCAACCAGCAAAATACTGGTTTTGCTGCAGCCAACAATCAGGCTTTTGCCCTGGCCCGGGGGGAATATATTTTATTGTTGAATCCGGATGCTTTTGTAAAACCCGGAGCTATTTCCAGAGCAGCTGAATTCATGAGACAAAACCCGGGGTGTGGAGTATGCGGGGGGCGCATTGTTGATCCTGACGGCAGTCTGAATCCCTCTGCCAGACGATTCCCCACATGGTTCTCCAATTTTTGTACGCTTAGCGGGCTAAGCAGTCGCTTTGCAGGATCTTCCTTTTTCAACAGGCACGACTTTGGGGGATTTGCCCACGACAGGGTCAAGGAGGTGGACTGGGTGCCCGGAACTTTTATGTTTCTGCGCAAAAGCATGCTGGATGATATTGGTTTTTTCGACGAGCGTTTTTATATTTACTACGAGGAGACTGATTTGTGTATGCGGGCCAGGAAGGCCGGATGGAAAGTGTACTTCATTCCAGAGGCAGAGGTTGAGCATATCGGAGGGGCCAGCAGTAAAACCCGCAAAGACAAGGCTTACAACAGGGCTTCGGCCCAGGTCATGAATTTCAGGATACGTAGTGAATACCTTTATCTGTACAAATATGGGGGAATGTTTTCGGTTTTGTCTCACGCAGGTCTTGAGATGGGCTGGCATGCCCTGCGCATGGGTGTGAATATGCTGCGAGGCAAAGATGGCAGAGAAAAGCTTGTGGAGTCCGGCACAGTCATCCAGCTCATCCGGCAGGCCCTGCAGGATACCAGTTACGGCCGGCATTCTCCTCCGATTCCATGGTAG
- a CDS encoding serine O-acetyltransferase, whose protein sequence is MFLSNVRQDLKTYKGDWTAQGFWAMLVYRLGRWRYGIRFRIIRLPFSLLYKVLFKMVQIFCGIQMPCEAPVGRNFRIDHFGNIIISGYASFGDNCVVRNGVTVGIKNVEEKKAPSIGNNVDIGAGAKILGNITIGNNVFIGANAVVITDVPDDCLAVGVPAKIKYRRN, encoded by the coding sequence ATGTTTTTAAGCAATGTACGTCAAGATCTCAAGACCTATAAAGGCGACTGGACCGCCCAGGGATTCTGGGCCATGCTGGTATATCGTCTGGGGCGCTGGCGCTATGGGATACGTTTCAGAATAATCCGGCTGCCTTTTTCCCTTCTTTACAAGGTACTTTTCAAGATGGTGCAGATTTTCTGCGGCATACAGATGCCCTGCGAAGCTCCTGTTGGGCGCAATTTCAGGATTGATCATTTTGGCAATATCATTATCAGCGGCTATGCTTCTTTTGGAGACAATTGTGTCGTGCGCAACGGTGTTACTGTTGGCATCAAAAATGTGGAAGAAAAGAAAGCCCCCAGTATAGGCAACAATGTTGATATAGGTGCCGGAGCTAAAATTCTGGGAAATATAACCATAGGCAACAATGTTTTTATCGGGGCTAATGCAGTGGTTATTACCGATGTTCCAGACGACTGTCTGGCTGTAGGAGTTCCGGCAAAAATCAAATACAGGCGAAATTGA
- a CDS encoding response regulator — MTLERNSQSLEKPHILIAARDASTQSLLSSALPEKYHVTVVDSAGEGERILAAEGVGAVLCSTVLSDMAGLEWLAQLKRRNASAMRIFVPERSTEALAVAAVNKANVFRYVPDPTDQDRLLAAVDEAIKAAGHRAGPSCMREAVGKVIKAHTLCRGSEKGCLVQAEQDRADEQPTLIRSFSTYAGWTSMGILSMVFFLLAALFMGVGVLTILYVVKSLLGIDLIDGWHFTDWLQR, encoded by the coding sequence ATGACTTTGGAACGTAATTCACAATCATTAGAAAAGCCGCACATCCTGATCGCTGCCAGGGATGCTTCGACGCAATCTCTGCTGTCATCGGCACTGCCGGAAAAGTATCATGTGACTGTGGTGGATTCGGCCGGGGAAGGAGAGCGCATCCTGGCCGCGGAGGGTGTGGGTGCGGTGCTGTGCTCTACTGTTCTTTCAGATATGGCTGGACTGGAATGGCTTGCACAGCTCAAGCGCCGCAATGCCTCGGCAATGCGTATTTTTGTCCCGGAACGTTCCACTGAAGCTCTTGCTGTGGCAGCCGTCAACAAGGCCAACGTGTTTAGATACGTACCCGACCCTACTGATCAGGACCGTCTGCTTGCAGCAGTGGATGAAGCCATTAAGGCTGCCGGACACAGGGCGGGTCCATCATGTATGCGTGAAGCTGTGGGCAAGGTCATCAAGGCTCATACTCTTTGCCGAGGCTCTGAAAAGGGTTGTCTGGTGCAGGCGGAGCAGGATCGGGCGGATGAGCAGCCCACACTCATCAGAAGTTTCAGCACTTATGCAGGCTGGACCAGCATGGGCATTTTGTCCATGGTCTTTTTTCTGCTTGCAGCTCTTTTTATGGGGGTGGGAGTGCTTACCATCCTGTATGTGGTCAAGTCGTTGCTGGGTATAGATCTCATAGATGGCTGGCATTTTACAGATTGGCTGCAACGATAA
- a CDS encoding glycosyltransferase, translated as MTTESITSEQHPSPGLVVIGRNEGHRLEQCLKSLTDQGSPLVYVDSGSTDSSIEIARSLGADVVELDMQKPFSMARARNAGFARVLKLQPDTALVHFFDGDCTVVQGWVQKAMDFMLREPDAAAVSGRRREMEPEGSIYNAMADMEWDAPSGPAKAVGGDALYRVQAFSQVGGFNEALIAGEEPELCFRLLAEGWKIYRVEGDMTMHDAQIHSFRQWWKRMIRGGYGSLDVYRRCRPVAESPDDVPFSSMVLSARIWSLGWLLGALFIVMLMSWGWGGTGTALALFMSMGIWLAQAGRIAMKTYSAHLEKRNRFIFAILTMLGKWAQAAGHLRYYLDRFRGKSAVLIEYKGSQRQSSPWKADRARYPKRAFLREQSLWAIAVYRFGRWNDARSPGVSRWLLDRVYWLMFRIVETLTSVSFTKDTVIGPGLRIYHFGNIFVHNRVQIGAGCTLRQGVTIGNRTDGGPVPVIEDHVEFGAYAQVLGGIRIGEGARIGAMSVVLQDVPPRCTAVGIPARIIYPAELPAGSSRSASDIEDKF; from the coding sequence TTGACAACAGAAAGCATAACATCAGAACAGCATCCGTCTCCAGGTCTGGTGGTTATAGGTCGCAATGAGGGGCATAGGCTGGAACAGTGTCTGAAGTCACTGACAGATCAGGGCAGTCCATTAGTTTACGTGGACTCGGGTTCTACTGATTCCAGCATTGAAATCGCGCGCAGCCTGGGAGCGGACGTGGTGGAACTCGACATGCAGAAGCCTTTTTCCATGGCCCGTGCGCGCAACGCTGGATTTGCAAGAGTTCTAAAGTTGCAGCCAGACACGGCCCTGGTGCACTTCTTTGACGGGGACTGTACAGTAGTCCAGGGATGGGTGCAAAAGGCCATGGACTTCATGCTCAGAGAGCCTGATGCTGCAGCTGTAAGCGGCAGGCGCAGGGAGATGGAGCCGGAAGGATCCATCTACAATGCCATGGCAGACATGGAATGGGACGCCCCTTCTGGTCCTGCAAAGGCCGTGGGTGGGGATGCTCTTTACAGAGTACAGGCCTTTTCTCAAGTCGGTGGATTCAACGAAGCACTTATTGCCGGAGAAGAACCAGAACTTTGCTTTCGTCTGCTGGCAGAAGGCTGGAAGATTTACAGAGTAGAAGGCGACATGACCATGCATGACGCCCAGATTCACAGTTTCAGACAATGGTGGAAAAGAATGATTCGAGGCGGATATGGGTCTTTGGATGTATACCGTCGTTGCAGGCCTGTTGCCGAAAGTCCGGATGATGTTCCTTTCAGTTCCATGGTGCTCAGCGCTCGCATCTGGAGTCTGGGCTGGCTTCTGGGGGCACTGTTTATTGTAATGCTTATGTCATGGGGCTGGGGAGGTACCGGAACAGCACTTGCTCTGTTCATGTCCATGGGGATATGGCTGGCTCAGGCCGGGCGTATTGCCATGAAAACTTATTCTGCTCACTTAGAAAAGCGGAACAGATTTATTTTTGCAATCCTGACCATGCTGGGCAAATGGGCTCAGGCAGCAGGGCATTTGCGTTATTATCTGGATCGTTTCAGGGGCAAAAGTGCGGTCCTTATAGAATACAAGGGATCCCAAAGGCAGTCATCGCCGTGGAAAGCGGACCGGGCCCGTTATCCCAAACGGGCCTTTTTGCGGGAACAATCTCTCTGGGCCATTGCAGTCTACCGATTTGGGAGATGGAATGACGCACGCAGTCCTGGAGTCAGCCGCTGGCTGCTGGACAGAGTTTACTGGTTAATGTTTCGCATAGTGGAGACTCTGACCAGCGTAAGCTTTACCAAGGATACAGTCATCGGTCCGGGGCTGCGGATTTACCATTTTGGAAACATATTTGTACACAACCGGGTTCAAATAGGTGCCGGCTGCACCCTGCGCCAGGGGGTGACCATTGGTAACCGTACCGATGGCGGACCTGTTCCGGTAATTGAAGACCATGTAGAATTCGGTGCCTATGCTCAGGTGCTGGGTGGTATCCGTATTGGAGAGGGGGCCAGGATTGGGGCCATGAGCGTGGTGCTTCAGGATGTTCCCCCCCGGTGCACAGCAGTAGGCATTCCAGCCAGGATTATTTACCCCGCGGAGTTGCCTGCGGGTTCCAGCCGGTCCGCTTCTGACATTGAAGACAAATTCTGA
- a CDS encoding glycosyltransferase family 4 protein gives MRIIMMAPWLPKLSETFVYREVFGLRKAGIDVLTASVHHPGSSWRDVHLKDLAERSIQVYGMGTLAMLLDAVMEAARYPVVSAATLKTVLQDAIKTDDVSMLKGRLKILWQGLGGLALARRSRKHRPEHIHAHMAHVPTTIAMYAAMQLGTSFSFTGHAADIFRDRSLLKQKLERAGFVRCISYWHREFYKDIADRPDEEYPVVRCGVDVSGIEKSSDVPSGDPALIMGVGRLVPKKGFDLLVKAVHVLKSTGKSCICRIIGDGPERESLESLTRSLGLQDMVIFQGSMDNKDILEMLPQADIFVLPCRTDASGDKDGIPVVLMEAMAAGVCCVSGDLPTIRELISSEKNGCLVPPEDSAALAETLEHLLQDPRHRKSIAAEGHRRILEEFSLEMNVQRLKTALLSQK, from the coding sequence ATGCGAATAATTATGATGGCCCCCTGGCTGCCCAAGCTGTCCGAGACTTTTGTATACCGGGAGGTCTTTGGTTTGCGTAAGGCTGGAATAGATGTCCTGACCGCCTCTGTACATCATCCCGGCTCTTCCTGGAGGGATGTGCATCTCAAGGACCTGGCTGAACGAAGCATTCAGGTCTATGGTATGGGAACACTGGCCATGCTGCTGGATGCAGTAATGGAAGCTGCCAGGTATCCAGTTGTCTCTGCCGCGACCCTGAAGACTGTATTGCAGGACGCTATAAAGACTGATGACGTGTCCATGCTCAAGGGACGTCTCAAAATCCTCTGGCAGGGACTTGGCGGCCTGGCCCTGGCCAGGAGAAGCCGCAAGCACAGGCCGGAACATATACATGCGCATATGGCTCACGTGCCCACAACCATTGCCATGTATGCAGCCATGCAACTGGGCACAAGCTTCAGCTTTACCGGACATGCAGCAGATATCTTCCGGGACCGCTCTTTGCTGAAGCAAAAGCTGGAACGGGCAGGTTTTGTGCGCTGCATCAGCTACTGGCACCGGGAGTTTTATAAAGACATCGCAGACAGGCCTGATGAAGAATACCCGGTGGTGCGCTGTGGTGTTGATGTATCCGGGATTGAAAAAAGTAGTGATGTGCCCTCTGGTGATCCGGCATTAATCATGGGAGTGGGGAGGCTGGTGCCCAAAAAAGGATTTGACCTGTTAGTAAAGGCTGTACATGTTCTAAAATCAACCGGAAAGTCTTGCATCTGCCGAATCATAGGCGATGGTCCTGAGCGTGAAAGCTTAGAGTCTTTAACCCGCAGTCTGGGGCTTCAGGATATGGTCATATTTCAGGGATCCATGGACAACAAAGATATACTGGAGATGTTGCCGCAAGCAGATATATTTGTTCTGCCGTGCCGAACCGACGCATCCGGAGACAAAGACGGTATTCCGGTGGTGCTTATGGAGGCCATGGCTGCCGGAGTCTGTTGTGTGAGCGGAGATTTGCCGACCATCAGGGAACTGATATCTTCCGAAAAAAACGGTTGTCTTGTACCCCCTGAAGACTCAGCTGCTCTGGCTGAAACGCTGGAACATCTTCTGCAGGATCCCCGGCACAGGAAAAGCATTGCGGCGGAAGGACACAGACGAATACTGGAAGAATTTTCCCTGGAAATGAATGTCCAGAGATTGAAAACAGCTCTGTTGTCGCAGAAGTAA
- a CDS encoding glycosyltransferase family 2 protein encodes MPGSNYVLITPCRDEADYARQCLDSVLQQTVHPALWVIVDDGSRDETPQILQEYADRVDWIKIVQRKDRGKRAVGPGVIDAFYAGLETIDLSQFDYLCKFDLDLDIPAGYFETLISWMQQDPCLGTCSGKPYFKSNGDGHLVSEKIGDEMSVGMTKFYRRECFQEIGGFVRQGMWDGIDCHRCRMLGWIACSRDTEETRFIHLRPMGSSQQNVWTGRMRHGFGQYFMGTGLAYMTASALYRMTRPPVLVGGLGMWWGYVRSMLAREDRYQDPEFRRFLRSYQWSSLFMGKARATRRLDDRSRAMKGRC; translated from the coding sequence ATGCCTGGTTCAAATTATGTATTGATAACCCCCTGCAGGGACGAAGCCGACTATGCCCGTCAATGCCTGGATAGTGTTCTGCAGCAGACAGTGCACCCGGCCCTTTGGGTGATTGTTGACGACGGCTCAAGGGATGAGACTCCTCAGATTCTGCAGGAGTATGCAGACAGGGTGGACTGGATTAAAATTGTGCAGCGTAAGGACCGGGGTAAAAGGGCAGTGGGTCCTGGTGTCATTGATGCCTTTTATGCAGGTCTGGAAACCATTGATCTAAGCCAGTTCGATTACCTGTGTAAATTTGACCTGGACCTGGATATACCTGCGGGGTACTTTGAGACCCTCATTTCCTGGATGCAGCAGGATCCCTGTCTTGGGACCTGCAGCGGCAAGCCGTATTTTAAAAGCAACGGTGACGGACACCTGGTAAGCGAAAAAATCGGTGATGAAATGTCCGTGGGCATGACCAAGTTCTATCGCCGTGAATGCTTCCAGGAAATCGGCGGGTTTGTGCGTCAGGGCATGTGGGACGGCATTGATTGCCACCGTTGCCGCATGCTGGGCTGGATAGCCTGCAGCCGGGATACTGAGGAAACCCGGTTTATCCATCTGCGTCCTATGGGTTCCAGCCAGCAGAATGTATGGACGGGACGGATGCGCCACGGTTTCGGGCAATATTTTATGGGAACTGGGCTGGCCTACATGACCGCCAGTGCCTTGTACCGCATGACCCGTCCTCCGGTACTGGTGGGTGGCCTGGGCATGTGGTGGGGCTATGTGCGCAGCATGCTGGCCCGGGAAGACCGCTACCAGGACCCTGAGTTCCGACGTTTTTTGCGCAGTTATCAATGGTCATCCCTGTTTATGGGCAAGGCCAGGGCCACCAGGAGACTGGATGACAGGTCCAGGGCCATGAAAGGGAGATGCTGA
- a CDS encoding SLBB domain-containing protein yields the protein MAEALTSRSRLQFVHKKRLNEGLEWYSFSFWYRTTARILLFVLVLFVCAACSGQRPVPGVYGPDITAADMDPAEEVEYVRLDQEIPPDMFAPKGHASISEFASEDDVESFSDQVSPEYRLGPGDQFSFIVRGREDISVENVIVSPDGRVALPRIGVIKIQDMTLDEATFNLEKALERYYEFPDVTLAMEKYNNNKVYVLGRVSNPGAVHFHGQGTVLEALALAGGLPVDTQKSFLSRCMIIRGNEMVMWIDLRGLLQEGNMALNARLQNNDVLFIPQSEDSVAYVMGEVLNPGVLMLRSEMTVMDALMNAGGITKDANPREVYLVRWQRDSSLVQEIDLTAFVQQGDLRRNYVLREGDILYVSQRGMSRFNYFMTQLLPSFQVIDFGLEQAERLGAMQELRRKIWGQEGFVGN from the coding sequence ATGGCAGAAGCGCTTACAAGTCGTTCAAGGCTGCAATTTGTCCACAAAAAAAGATTAAATGAAGGGTTGGAGTGGTATTCATTCAGCTTCTGGTACAGAACAACAGCAAGAATATTGTTGTTTGTACTTGTTTTGTTTGTGTGCGCGGCCTGCTCCGGGCAAAGACCTGTGCCTGGAGTATACGGTCCTGACATAACTGCAGCAGATATGGACCCTGCTGAAGAAGTCGAATATGTGCGGCTTGACCAGGAAATTCCGCCAGATATGTTTGCACCCAAAGGACATGCTTCAATTTCAGAATTTGCTTCAGAAGATGATGTAGAGTCTTTTTCAGATCAAGTTTCTCCGGAGTACCGTCTTGGTCCAGGGGATCAGTTCTCCTTTATTGTCCGGGGCCGTGAAGATATAAGCGTTGAAAACGTTATTGTGTCTCCGGATGGCAGGGTTGCACTGCCTCGCATCGGGGTGATTAAAATCCAGGACATGACTCTGGACGAGGCTACCTTTAACTTGGAGAAAGCTCTGGAAAGATATTATGAATTTCCTGATGTCACTCTGGCCATGGAGAAGTACAACAATAACAAGGTTTATGTTCTGGGCCGCGTATCTAATCCCGGTGCAGTGCATTTCCATGGACAGGGCACAGTTCTGGAGGCCCTGGCTCTGGCCGGGGGATTGCCGGTGGATACCCAGAAGTCTTTCTTAAGCAGGTGTATGATCATTCGCGGCAATGAGATGGTCATGTGGATTGATCTCAGGGGGCTGCTGCAGGAAGGTAATATGGCCCTGAATGCCAGGTTACAGAATAATGATGTGCTTTTCATCCCCCAAAGCGAGGATTCAGTGGCTTATGTCATGGGCGAAGTCCTTAATCCCGGTGTTCTGATGCTGCGTTCTGAAATGACGGTCATGGATGCTTTGATGAATGCGGGAGGCATAACTAAGGATGCCAATCCCCGGGAGGTCTACCTGGTACGCTGGCAAAGGGACAGCAGCCTGGTGCAGGAGATTGATCTGACGGCTTTCGTGCAGCAAGGGGATTTGCGCAGGAATTATGTCCTGCGGGAGGGCGATATTCTTTACGTCAGTCAGCGGGGTATGTCCAGGTTTAATTACTTCATGACCCAGCTGCTGCCTTCTTTTCAGGTAATTGACTTCGGCCTGGAACAGGCTGAGCGCCTTGGGGCAATGCAGGAACTGCGCAGAAAGATATGGGGTCAGGAAGGGTTTGTGGGCAACTGA